One window of Brevibacillus choshinensis genomic DNA carries:
- a CDS encoding glutaredoxin family protein, whose product MATQQKVVLWGRNGCSFCANVKAVLEAHNHPYEWIDVEGKDVLRDVLEVKYGSRLIPVVEIGGEGKYEALLHTELDRLESYLINK is encoded by the coding sequence ATGGCTACGCAGCAAAAAGTCGTGTTGTGGGGGAGAAACGGGTGCTCGTTTTGCGCAAATGTAAAGGCGGTTCTGGAGGCGCATAACCACCCTTATGAATGGATCGATGTGGAAGGCAAAGACGTATTGCGTGATGTACTGGAGGTCAAATATGGATCGCGTCTGATCCCCGTAGTCGAAATCGGGGGAGAAGGAAAGTATGAGGCATTGCTCCACACTGAGCTGGATCGCCTCGAATCATATTTAATCAACAAATGA